A genome region from Paralichthys olivaceus isolate ysfri-2021 chromosome 6, ASM2471397v2, whole genome shotgun sequence includes the following:
- the rpl10a gene encoding large ribosomal subunit protein uL1, translated as MSKVSRDTLYEAVKEVLQGSLTKPRKFVETVELQISLKNYDPQKDKRFSGTVRLKTLPRPKFSVCVLGDQQHCDEAKAAELPHMDIEALKKLNKNKKLVKKLAKKYDAFLASESLIKQIPRILGPGLNKAGKFPSLLTHNENLNTKVDEVKSTIKFQMKKVLCLAVAVGHVKMTEDELVYNIHLSVNFLVSLLKKNWQNVRALYIKSTMGKPQRLY; from the exons ATGAG taaGGTTTCCAGGGACACGTTGTATGAAGCAGTGAAGGAGGTGCTGCAGGGCTCCCTGACCAAGCCAAGGAA gTTCGTGGAGACGGTTGAGCTGCAGATCAGCTTGAAAAACTATGATCCCCAGAAGGACAAGCGTTTCTCCGGCACTGTCAG GCTGAAGACTCTCCCCAGGCCCAAGTTCTCCGTGTGCGTCCTGGGAGACCAGCAGCACTGTGATGAGGCCAAAGCCGCCGAGTTGCCACACATGGACATCGAGGCTCTCAAGAAGCTCAACAAGAACAAGAAGCTGGTCAAGAAGCTCG CCAAGAAGTATGACGCCTTCCTGGCCTCAGAGTCTCTGATCAAGCAGATCCCCCGTATCCTGGGTCCTGGACTGAATAAGGCCGGCAAGTTCCCCTCCCTGCTCACCCACAATGAGAACCTGAACACCAAGGTGGACGAGGTCAAATCCACCATCAAATTCCAGATGAAGAAG gtGCTCTGTCTGGCTGTGGCCGTCGGTCATGTGAAGATGACAGAGGACGAGCTTGTGTACAACATCCACCTGTCTGTCAACTTCCTGGTGTCTCTGCTGAAGAAGAACTGGCAGAACGTGCGCGCCCTCTACATCAAGAGCACCATGGGCAAACCCCAACGTCTCTACTAA
- the fance gene encoding Fanconi anemia group E protein, with the protein MFTMFTMFLSRFDGQSKLLLRSLMSGASGVHRAVDVFHRQQRSNPEMSLCHFIEKLCEDEVTCSQTGEQPLTVKPLVSLFPASLKQNLLSFIYLIHPVLPQTSVLHLLKCLSQDPHPNPWISTLCRQIRRSVGVHDEEPLYSPLCSQRLKELSQRLAVCGGTGGWAKCLSDQTVESGSQSASSLSELGTQRKRKLSFVTVDSGDEETEQQSKRTKMDVCGSERVSAEEQDVHKETPERLERDAAAETPAEELQPAPDRLCDSLPEHIKVSVLQIKELLESHTEWDQSSMDVFKVLNDCDPAQVEALCSALSLPDVPEPTLPKLCSSVLTLSPDLSYSTAATLIKSLLLERVLSLSEPASRCLVTAVTSLCGRYPRPMCHALIGPILKEKNIGNPQAELLNRLIEGCLDSHYRLLLLQMTFSIEWSEAVLSVIHSLLESKPDLNEEVFTQFIEQLVSQGPQFTKSVKFAKMMLTVLTKYSSHMTAAHKHSLSCCLTLNETFLKKSLQAALKRITHTT; encoded by the exons ATGTTCACCATGTTCACCATGTTTCTGAGTCGGTTTGACGGCCAGTCGAAGCTGCTGCTCCGCTCGCTGATGTCCGGAGCCTCCGGTGTCCACAGAGCGGTGGACGTGTTCCACCGGCAGCAGCGATCGAACCCGGAAATGTCCCTGTGTCACTTTATAGAGAAGCTGTGTGAAGACGAGGTCACCTGCTCACAGACTGGAGAGCAGCCACTGACTGT TAAACCCTTGGTGAGCCTGTTTCCAGCATCATTGAAACAAAACCTgctgtccttcatttatctgATCCACCCGGTTCTTCCTCAGACCTCTGTTCTGCATCTGCTCAAGTGCCTCAGCCAGGACCCTCATCCCAACCCCTGGATCTCCACTCTGTGTAGACAGATTAGGAGAAGTGTGGGCGTGCACGATGAGGAGCCTCTGTACTCTCCGCTGTGCAGCCAGAGACTGAAGGAGCTCTCACAGCGTTTGGCTGTTTGCGGTGGAACAGGAGGTTGGGCCAAGTGCCTCAGTGATCAAACGGTGGAATCTGGGTCTCAGAGTGCATCTAGTTTGTCAGAGCTGGGGACACAAAGGAAGAGGAAATTAAGTTTTGTCACTGTGGACTCAGGTGATGAAGAGACGGAACAGCAGAGTAAACGGACAAAGATGGATGTCTGTGGCAGTGAGCGTGTTAGTGCAGAAGAACAGGACGTACACAAGGAGACACCAGAAAGGTTAGAAAgagatgctgcagcagaaactCCTGCTGAAGAACTGCAGCCAGCACCAGACAGACTGTGTGACTCTCTGCCTGAACACATAAAG GTTTCTGTTcttcaaataaaagaattaCTGGAAAGTCATACAGAG tgggaCCAGAGCTCCATGGATGTGTTCAAAGTGCTGAATGACTGTGATCCTGCCCAA GTGGAGGCGTTATGTAGCGCGCTGAGTTTGCCTGATGTCCCGGAGCCGACGCTGCCTAAACTGTGCAGCAGTGTTCTGACGCTCTCTCCTGACCTCAGCTACAGCACGGCCGCAACACTCATCAAGAGCCTCCTGCTGGAGAGG GTGCTGTCTCTGTCAGAACCGGCCTCCAGGTGCCTGGTCACTGCAGTAACATCGCTGTGTGGCCGCTATCCCAGACCGATGTGCCACGCTCTAATCGGACCAATTCTAAAGGAGAAGAACATAG GGAATCCACAGGCGGAGCTGCTAAACCGACTGATAGAGGGCTGTCTGGATTCTCATTACAGACTCCTGCTGCTTCA AATGACATTCAGCATTGAGTGGAGTGAGGCGGTGCTCTCTGTTATCCACAGCCTGCTCGAGTCCAAG ccTGATTTGAATGAAGAAGTGTTCACACAGTTCATCGAACAGCTCGTCAGCCAGGGTCCTCAATTCACAAAGTCTGTGAAGTTTGCTAAAATGATGTTAACAGTCCTCACCAAATATAGCAGCCAT ATGAcggctgcacacaaacactccctGTCCTGTTGCCTGACGTTGAATGAAACCTTCCTGAAAAAGTCTCTTCAAGCTGCTCTGAaaagaataacacacacaacatga
- the mkrn4 gene encoding makorin, ring finger protein, 4 — protein sequence MDSGRSGSICRGFLSGSCIFGPRCHYRHEWPVIPSSQICRHFQKGGCWYGDRCRFIHILPPEADAAVAGRRSSAPTVSSSHVAHAQPDRRGSEPALLQAEVTSRQECSRSEGVFHISDPQRNTGRLPINITVEQTHDTESLTASRESVQRSDAAEVVACDGRNEQTSSADTTEEGATAAAFATQGEVEERESFLKSKNMTCGICMDKVYEKTELSDRLFGILPNCNHSFCLKCIRTWRKTKDFGPDVVKSCPQCRVRSAFYVPNKYWVEGKEKESVIAGFKEKCRKKSCSYFARYRCCPFKTECLYRHDKPSRRRSFQYPTDDIEDFVGLALLDFFMDMALGVEEDDDDDDFEAYHSLLEYEF from the exons ATGGACTCTGGTCGCAGTGGAAGCATCTGCAG GGGTTTCTTAAGCGGCTCTTGCATATTTGGTCCAAGGTGTCATTATCGTCATGAGTGGCCAGTCATACCATCATCCCAAATATGTAGACACTTTCAGAAAGGTGGATGCTGGTATGGCGATCGCTGCAG GTTTATCCATATCCTCCCACCTGAAGCGGATGCAGCTGTTGCAGGTAGAAGGAGTTCGGCGCCTACGGTCTCCTCCTCACACGTTGCCCACGCTCAGCCTGACAGAAGAGGGTCAGAGCCTGCTCTTCTGCAGGCTGAGGTGACATCCAGGCAGGAATGCAGCAGATCAGAGGGGGTGTTTCATATCTCAGATCCTCAACGCAACACTGGACGTCTGCCAATAAATATTACTGTGGAACAAACACATG ATACTGAATCTCTAACTGCTTCTCGGGAATCGGTCCAAAGATCAGATGCTGCTGAAGTGGTGGCATGTGATGGAAGAAATGAGCAG ACATCTTCAGCAGACACAACAGAGGAGGGGGCTACAGCTGCAGCCTTTGCAACACAGGGGGAAGTAGAGGAAAGGGAGTCTTTTCTCAAGAGTAAAAACATGACGTGTGGTATCTGCATGGACAAAGTCTACGAAAAAACTGAACTAAGCGACCGACTTTTTGGAATATTGCCAAACTGCAATCACTCcttctgtttaaaatgtataaggacctggaggaaaacaaaagactTTGGGCCGGACGTGGTAAA GAGCTGCCCACAGTGTCGAGTGAGATCTGCCTTTTACGTGCCAAACAAATACTGGGTTGAAGGGAAGGAAAAGGAAAGTGTAATTGCTGGCTTTAAAGAGAAATGCAG aaagaaaagctgcagttACTTTGCACGATACAGATGCTGTCCCTTTAAAACGGAGTGCCTTTATCGACATGATAAACCTTCACGTCGAAGATCATTCCAG TATCCTACAGACGATATCGAAGACTTTGTGGGTTTAGCCCTGCTGGATTTTTTCATGGACATGGCCCTTGGTgttgaggaggatgatgatgatgacgacttTGAGGCCTATCACTCTCTTTTGGAGTACGAAttctaa
- the ppardb gene encoding peroxisome proliferator-activated receptor delta b: protein MEEFQQTVTGQHDGVNGYCEPKSPQDAADVRRMSPKREPGAWESCGGTSLSKLTDVQELKARESEDEEDREEKEVVPISKGLKGDQKSREKEPLDQEENNHSKQNSSAASSYTDLSHTSSPSLSEQLRLGREDNTGSGISVECKVCGDKASGFHYGVHACEGCKGFFRRTVRMKLEYDRCERSCKILKKNRNKCQYCRFQKCLSLGMSHDAIRYGRMPEAERKKLVAGLLAEEVNVSKPGGSDLKTLAKQVNAAYLKNLSMTKKRARSILTGKTSSTSPFVIYDVDTLWKAESGLVWSQLLPGAPLTKEIGVHVFYRCQCTTVETVRELTEFAKSIPGFVDLFLNDQVTLLKYGVHEAIFAMLPSLMNKDGLLVANGKGFVTREFLRSLRKPFSEIMEPKFEFAVKFNALELDDSDLALFVAAIILCGDRPGLMNVKQVEQSQDNILQALDLHLQANHSDSVYLFPKLLQKMADLRQLVTENALLVQKIKKTESETSLHPLLQEIYKDMY, encoded by the exons ATGGAAGAGTTTCAGCAAACTGTTACCGGGCAGCATGACGGGGTGAACGGTTACTGCGAGCCCAAATCCCCCCAGGACGCTGCCGATGTCAGGAGAATGTCACCGAAGAGAGAGCCTGGTGCTTGGGAGAGCTGTGGGGGGACAAGTTTGTCGAAGCTGACAGACGTCCAAGAGTTGAAGGCCAGGGaaagtgaggatgaggaggacagggaggagaaggaggtagTCCCCATCTCTAAAGGCCTGAAAGGGGACcagaagagcagagagaaggagcCTCTCGATCAGGAAGAGAACAATCATAGCAAGCAAAACAGCAGTGCAGCGTCCAGCTACACAG ACCTGTCCCATACCTCGTCACCCTCGCTGTCAGAGCAGCTGCGTCTTGGACGCGAAGACAACACAGGGTCAGGGATCAGCGTGGAGTGTAAGGTCTGTGGGGACAAGGCCTCTGGCTTCCACTATGGCGTACACGCCTGTGAGGGTTGCAAG GGCTTTTTCCGGCGAACTGTGAGGATGAAACTAGAATACGATCGCTGTGAGCGTTCCTGCAAGATTCTAAAGAAGAACCGCAACAAGTGCCAATATTGTCGCTTCCAGAAGTGCCTGTCTTTGGGAATGTCCCATGATG cgATCCGATACGGACGTATGCCTGAGGCGGAGAGGAAGAAGCTGGTGGCTGGCCTGCTTGCAGAGGAAGTGAATGTTAGCAAACCAGGTGGCTCTGACCTGAAGACCTTGGCCAAACAAGTCAATGCAGCCTACCTGAAGAACCTCAGTATGACCAAGAAGAGGGCCCGCAGCATCCTGACaggcaaaaccagcagcacctcG CCATTTGTGATCTACGATGTGGACACACTCTGGAAGGCAGAAAGTGGTTTGGTGTGGAGCCAGTTACTTCCAGGTGCGCCCCTGACCAAGGAGATTGGGGTCCATGTGTTCTACCGCTGTCAGTGTACTACGGTGGAGACTGTGCGAGAGCTCACTGAGTTTGCCAAGTCCATTCCAGGGTTTGTGGACCTCTTCCTTAATGACCAG GTGACTTTGCTGAAGTATGGTGTGCATGAGGCTATTTTTGCCATGTTGCCGTCTCTCATGAACAAAGATGGACTGTTGGTGGCCAACGGTAAAGGCTTCGTCACCAGGGAGTTCCTGCGAAGCCTAAGAAAGCCCTTCAGTGAGATCATGGAGCCCAAATTTGAGTTTGCTGTCAAATTTAATGCTCTGGAGCTGGATGACAGTGACCTGGCCCTGtttgttgctgccattattctCTGTGGAG ATCGTCCCGGGCTAATGAACGTGAAGCAAGTGGAGCAGAGTCAGGACAACATCCTCCAGGCTCTGGACCTCCATCTCCAAGCAAACCACTCTGACTCCGTCTACCTCTTCCCCAAGCTGCTGCAGAAGATGGCCGACCTCCGTCAGCTGGTTACTGAGAACGCTCTGCTTGTCCAAAAGATTAAAAAGACTGAGTCTGAGACCTCGCTCCACCCTTTACTACAGGAGATCTACAAAGACATGTATTAG